From Vicia villosa cultivar HV-30 ecotype Madison, WI unplaced genomic scaffold, Vvil1.0 ctg.000843F_1_1, whole genome shotgun sequence, the proteins below share one genomic window:
- the LOC131631529 gene encoding divinyl chlorophyllide a 8-vinyl-reductase, chloroplastic-like, translating to MSLCYSSTFITLPSPKNKTLSFNFSSHFINQFQVNSTPYYPLSLFSRKSHEPIKYTTQKSKLYASLAPSPPVEATPSTFRTKNPKDVNVLVVGSTGYIGKFVVKELVKRGFNVTSIAREKSGTKGSMDKETTLRELRGANVCFSDVTNLDTFNESLKSLGVSFDVVVSCLASRNGGVKDSWKIDYEATKNSLVAGRKLGASHFVLLSAICVQKPLLEFQRAKLKLEDELVKEAEKDDRFSYSIVRPTAFFKSLGGQVDLVKDGKPYVMFGDGKLCACKPISEQDLASFIVDCVMSKDKVNKVLPIGGPGKALTPLEQGEILFKLLGKEPKFLKVPIGIMDFAIGVLDFLVKVFPSLEDAAEFGKIGRYYAAESMLILDPNTGEYSDEKTPSYGNDTLEEFFGRVLREGMAGQELGEQNIF from the coding sequence ATGTCCCTTTGTTATTCTTCCACTTTCATCACACTCCCCTCACCCAAAAATAAAACCCTTTCATTCAACTTCTCTTCTCACTTCATCAACCAATTCCAGGTAAATTCAACTCCTTATTATCCTCTATCCTTATTCTCTAGAAAATCACACGAACCCATTAAGTATACCACACAAAAATCCAAACTTTATGCTTCTCTTGCACCATCTCCACCAGTTGAAGCCACCCCATCAACATTTAGAACCAAGAATCCAAAAGATGTTAATGTATTAGTTGTGGGTTCAACTGGGTATATAGGAAAATTTGTGGTGAAAGAATTGGTTAAAAGAGGCTTTAATGTTACTTCAATTGCTAGAGAAAAGAGTGGAACTAAAGGAAGCATGGATAAAGAAACAACATTGCGTGAGCTAAGAGGtgctaatgtttgtttctctgaTGTAACCAATTTGGATACTTTTAATGAATCTTTGAAGAGCTTAGgtgtttcttttgatgttgttgtgTCGTGTCTTGCTAGTAGAAATGGCGGGGTTAAGGATTCGTGGAAGATTGATTATGAAGCAACTAAGAATAGTCTTGTAGCTGGTAGAAAACTTGGTGCTTCTCATTTTGTTTTGCTTTCTGCAATATGTGTGCAGAAGCCTCTCCTCGAGTTTCAGCGCGCGAAGCTGAAGCTCGAGGATGAGTTGGTGAAGGAAGCGGAGAAAGATGATAGGTTTAGTTATAGTATAGTGAGGCCGACCGCGTTTTTCAAGAGTTTAGGCGGTCAGGTTGATTTGGTGAAAGATGGGAAGCCTTATGTGATGTTTGGTGATGGGAAGTTGTGTGCTTGTAAACCGATAAGTGAGCAAGATTTAGCTTCTTTTATTGTTGATTGTGTTATGAGTAAGGACAAAGTTAACAAGGTTTTACCTATTGGAGGACCGGGGAAGGCATTGACTCCATTGGAACAAGGGGAGATTTTGTTTAAGCTTTTAGGGAAGGAGCCTAAGTTCTTGAAAGTTCCGATAGGGATAATGGATTTCGCGATTGGTGTTCTTGATTTTTTGGTCAAGGTGTTTCCATCGTTGGAAGATGCTGCTGAGTTTGGAAAAATTGGAAGGTACTATGCAGCGGAAAGTATGTTGATTTTGGATCCTAATACGGGCGAGTACAGTGACGAGAAGACGCCGAGCTATGGGAATGATACATTGGAAGAGTTTTTTGGTAGGGTGCTCAGGGAAGGGATGGCAGGTCAAGAGCTAGGTGAGCAAAACATATTTTAA
- the LOC131631530 gene encoding uncharacterized protein LOC131631530, which produces MSSQIVLPRFTHFSWETPKNILLFKNRSTQFSTCKFSPKSASFSSMATNFNASQLDSSSPLAVGQTDLLVVGPGVLGRLVAHQWRQEFQGCQVFGQTITTDHHDELIQLGISPSLNWTKFQHKFPYVIFCAPPYQSSDYHGDLKQAASCWNGEGSFLYTSSSAPYDCNNNGLCDEDSPVVPIGRSLRTDVLLNAESIVLEYGGSVVRLSGLYKEGKGAHAYYLEKGIVESRPDHVLNLIHYEDAASLSIAILKKHFRGKIFLGCDNHPVSRQELMDLVNNSGKFSKKFEKFTGTDDPLGKRLNNSKTRQEVGWEPKYSSFAHFLETL; this is translated from the exons ATGTCATCACAAATAGTGTTACCAAGGTTCACCCATTTTTCTTGGGAAACCCCCAAAAACATTCTACTCTTCAAAAACCGTTCTACACAATTCTCCACTTGCAAATTTTCTCCAAAATCTGCATCTTTCTCTTCCATGGCTACCAATTTCAATGCTTCACAATTggattcttcttctcctcttgcAGTTGGACAAACTGATCTCTTAGTCGTTGGTCCTGGTGTTCTTGGTCGTCTCGTAGCTCATCAATGGCGTCAG GAATTTCAGGGTTGTCAAGTTTTTGGACAAACTATAACTACTGATCATCATGATGAGTTGATTCAATTGGGTATTAGTCCCTCCTTGAATTGGACTAAATTTCAACACAAGTTTCCCTATGTGATTTTCTGTGCTCCTCCTTATCAATCTTCAGATTACCATGGTGATCTTAA GCAGGCTGCATCATGCTGGAACGGTGAAGGTTCTTTTCTGTATACATCAAGTTCTGCTCCATATGATTGTAACAATAATGGTTTATGTGATGAG GATTCTCCAGTTGTGCCAATTGGGAGGAGCCTAAGGACTGATGTCCTTTTAAACGCTGAAAGTATCGTGCTCGAGTATGGCGGTTCAGTTGTTAGACTATCTGGACTTTATA AAGAAGGTAAAGGCGCGCATGCTTATTATTTAGAGAAGGGGATTGTTGAATCTCGACCCGACCACGTCCTGAATCTCATACATTATGAG GATGCTGCTTCACTCTCAATTGCAATCTTGAAGAAACATTTTCGTGGAAAGATTTTCTTAGGCTGTGATAATCATCCTGTATCCAG GCAAGAACTGATGGATCTAGTCAACAATAGTGGAAAATTTAGCAAAAAGTTCGAGAAATTCACAG GAACCGATGATCCTCTTGGTAAGAGATTAAACAACTCAAAAACGCGGCAGGAAGTAGGATGGGAGCCCAAGTATTCTAGCTTTGCTCATTTCCTCGAGACCTTATGA
- the LOC131631545 gene encoding probable serine/threonine-protein kinase At1g54610 isoform X1, whose product MGCVFGKESLVEERREEVREEKVDVGGGGGEVENVKEGGEEKRVRHGGERRRRSSKANPRLSNPSNNVHGEQVAAGWPSWLSKVAGEAINGLVPRRADTFEKLDKIGQGTYSNVYKARDTLTGKIVALKKVRFDNLEPESVKFMAREILILRRLDHPNVVKLEGLVTSRMSCSLYLVFEYMAHDLAGLATNPAIKFTEPQVKCYMHQLFSGLEHCHNRHVLHRDIKGSNLLIDNDGILKIADFGLASFFDPDHKHPMTSRVVTLWYRPPELLLGATEYGVGVDLWSAGCILAELLAGKPIMPGRTEVEQLHKIFKLCGSPSEEYWKKSKLPHATIFKPQQSYKRCIVETFKNFPPSSLPLIETLLAIDPDERLTATAALHSEFFITKPYACDPSSLPKYPPSKEMDAKLRDEEARRLRAAGRSNADGVKKSRPRERVGRGLPGPDANAELQANIDRRRLITHANAKSKSEKFPPPHQDGALGYPLGSSQHMDPMFDPPDVPFSSTNLSLPKTNIHTWSGPLIDPGSVGAPRRKKKHGRRDEQCDIGQIKP is encoded by the exons ATGGGTTGTGTGTTTGGTAAAGAGTCATTGGTGGAGGAGAGGAGAGAGGAAGTGAGAGAAGAGAAGGTAGATGTGGGTGGTGGTGGTGGAGAGGTTGAGAATGTGAAAGAGGGTGGAGAGGAGAAGAGAGTGAGGCATGGTGGGGAGAGAAGAAGGCGATCTTCGAAGGCGAATCCGAGGTTGAGTAATCCTTCTAACAATGTTCATGGTGAACAGGTTGCTGCTGGTTGGCCTTCTTGGCTTTCTAAGGTTGCTGGTGAAGCTATCAATGGTTTGGTTCCTAGGAGGGCTGATACTTTTGAGAAGCTTGATAAG ATTGGGCAAGGTACATATAGCAATGTTTACAAGGCTAGGGATACTTTAACAGGGAAGATTGTTGCTCTAAAGAAGGTTCGTTTCGATAATTTAGAGCCCGAGAGTGTGAAGTTTATGGCTAGAGAGATTCTGATTCTGCGTCGGTTGGATCATCCCAATGTTGTTAAACTTGAAGGCTTGGTGACTTCTAGAATGTCGTGTAGTTTATATCTTGTGTTTGAATATATGGCTCATGATTTGGCTGGACTCGCTACAAACCCTGCGATTAAGTTCACAGAGCCTCAG GTAAAATGTTACATGCATCAACTATTTTCTGGGCTGGAACACTGTCACAACCGTCACGTGCTGCATCGTGATATAAAGGGTTCAAATCTTCTTATTGACAACGATGGAATTCTCAAGATTGCTGATTTTGGATTAGCTTCCTTCTTTGATCCTGATCACAAGCACCCGATGACAAGTAGAGTGGTGACTTTATGGTATCGGCCTCCTGAGCTCCTTCTTGGAGCCACTGAGTATGGCGTAGGAGTGGACCTCTGGAGTGCTGGCTGCATTCTTGCAGAATTGTTGGCTGGGAAACCTATCATGCCTGGTCGAACCGAG GTGGAGCAACTGCATAAGATATTTAAGCTATGTGGTTCTCCTTCTGAAGAATATTGGAAAAAGTCAAAGCTTCCACATGCTACTATTTTTAAACCACAACAATCATACAAGCGATGCATAGTCGAGACTTTTAAGAATTTTCCACCGTCATCCCTGCCACTGATCGAGACCCTTCTCGCAATTGATCCAGATGAACGGCTAACCGCCACTGCTGCATTGCATAGTGAA TTCTTTATTACAAAGCCTTATGCCTGTGATCCATCTAGCCTTCCTAAATATCCTCCCAGCAAGGAGATGGATGCGAAACTACGCGACGAAGAAGCTAGAAG ATTGAGAGCAGCTGGTAGATCGAATGCTGATGGTGTCAAGAAATCCCGCCCACGTGAGCGAGTAGGGAGAGGACTTCCCGGTCCCGACGCCAATGCCGAACTGCAAGCAAACATCGAT AGACGGCGATTGATCACGCACGCCAATGCTAAAAGCAAGAGTGAAAAATTTCCACCTCCACACCAAGACGGAGCTCTAGGTTATCCTCTCGGCTCTTCTCAACACATGGATCCCATGTTCGATCCACCGGACGTTCCATTCAGTTCCACAAACTTGTCACTACCAAAAACAAACATCCATACATGGTCCGGCCCATTGATAGACCCTGGCAGCGTCGGTGCACCGAGGCGAAAGAAGAAACATGGCAG GAGAGATGAACAATGTGACATAGGACAAATCAAGCCATGA
- the LOC131631545 gene encoding probable serine/threonine-protein kinase At1g54610 isoform X2, protein MGCVFGKESLVEERREEVREEKVDVGGGGGEVENVKEGGEEKRVRHGGERRRRSSKANPRLSNPSNNVHGEQVAAGWPSWLSKVAGEAINGLVPRRADTFEKLDKIGQGTYSNVYKARDTLTGKIVALKKVRFDNLEPESVKFMAREILILRRLDHPNVVKLEGLVTSRMSCSLYLVFEYMAHDLAGLATNPAIKFTEPQVKCYMHQLFSGLEHCHNRHVLHRDIKGSNLLIDNDGILKIADFGLASFFDPDHKHPMTSRVVTLWYRPPELLLGATEYGVGVDLWSAGCILAELLAGKPIMPGRTEVEQLHKIFKLCGSPSEEYWKKSKLPHATIFKPQQSYKRCIVETFKNFPPSSLPLIETLLAIDPDERLTATAALHSEFFITKPYACDPSSLPKYPPSKEMDAKLRDEEARRLRAAGRSNADGVKKSRPRERVGRGLPGPDANAELQANIDRRRLITHANAKSKSEKFPPPHQDGALGYPLGSSQHMDPMFDPPDVPFSSTNLSLPKTNIHTWSGPLIDPGSVGAPRRKKKHGSFHSGEMNNVT, encoded by the exons ATGGGTTGTGTGTTTGGTAAAGAGTCATTGGTGGAGGAGAGGAGAGAGGAAGTGAGAGAAGAGAAGGTAGATGTGGGTGGTGGTGGTGGAGAGGTTGAGAATGTGAAAGAGGGTGGAGAGGAGAAGAGAGTGAGGCATGGTGGGGAGAGAAGAAGGCGATCTTCGAAGGCGAATCCGAGGTTGAGTAATCCTTCTAACAATGTTCATGGTGAACAGGTTGCTGCTGGTTGGCCTTCTTGGCTTTCTAAGGTTGCTGGTGAAGCTATCAATGGTTTGGTTCCTAGGAGGGCTGATACTTTTGAGAAGCTTGATAAG ATTGGGCAAGGTACATATAGCAATGTTTACAAGGCTAGGGATACTTTAACAGGGAAGATTGTTGCTCTAAAGAAGGTTCGTTTCGATAATTTAGAGCCCGAGAGTGTGAAGTTTATGGCTAGAGAGATTCTGATTCTGCGTCGGTTGGATCATCCCAATGTTGTTAAACTTGAAGGCTTGGTGACTTCTAGAATGTCGTGTAGTTTATATCTTGTGTTTGAATATATGGCTCATGATTTGGCTGGACTCGCTACAAACCCTGCGATTAAGTTCACAGAGCCTCAG GTAAAATGTTACATGCATCAACTATTTTCTGGGCTGGAACACTGTCACAACCGTCACGTGCTGCATCGTGATATAAAGGGTTCAAATCTTCTTATTGACAACGATGGAATTCTCAAGATTGCTGATTTTGGATTAGCTTCCTTCTTTGATCCTGATCACAAGCACCCGATGACAAGTAGAGTGGTGACTTTATGGTATCGGCCTCCTGAGCTCCTTCTTGGAGCCACTGAGTATGGCGTAGGAGTGGACCTCTGGAGTGCTGGCTGCATTCTTGCAGAATTGTTGGCTGGGAAACCTATCATGCCTGGTCGAACCGAG GTGGAGCAACTGCATAAGATATTTAAGCTATGTGGTTCTCCTTCTGAAGAATATTGGAAAAAGTCAAAGCTTCCACATGCTACTATTTTTAAACCACAACAATCATACAAGCGATGCATAGTCGAGACTTTTAAGAATTTTCCACCGTCATCCCTGCCACTGATCGAGACCCTTCTCGCAATTGATCCAGATGAACGGCTAACCGCCACTGCTGCATTGCATAGTGAA TTCTTTATTACAAAGCCTTATGCCTGTGATCCATCTAGCCTTCCTAAATATCCTCCCAGCAAGGAGATGGATGCGAAACTACGCGACGAAGAAGCTAGAAG ATTGAGAGCAGCTGGTAGATCGAATGCTGATGGTGTCAAGAAATCCCGCCCACGTGAGCGAGTAGGGAGAGGACTTCCCGGTCCCGACGCCAATGCCGAACTGCAAGCAAACATCGAT AGACGGCGATTGATCACGCACGCCAATGCTAAAAGCAAGAGTGAAAAATTTCCACCTCCACACCAAGACGGAGCTCTAGGTTATCCTCTCGGCTCTTCTCAACACATGGATCCCATGTTCGATCCACCGGACGTTCCATTCAGTTCCACAAACTTGTCACTACCAAAAACAAACATCCATACATGGTCCGGCCCATTGATAGACCCTGGCAGCGTCGGTGCACCGAGGCGAAAGAAGAAACATGGCAG CTTTCATTCAGGAGAGATGAACAATGTGACATAG